In a genomic window of Xylophilus rhododendri:
- a CDS encoding alpha/beta fold hydrolase: MPPLHFERAGSGPLIVLSHALGLDLSMWDAAAARLQASFTVLRYDHRCHGRSAVVPGPWSVEDLADDAAELIASQPEGQARAFIGLSMGGMTAQALAARHPGRVERLVIVNSSAHYPDRSPWSTRVATVREKGISAVADGAVERWLTPDFRRTAMGMEAAARLRATLLANTAEAYADSCEAVAAIDFRQTNRGLQLPTLVIAGAQDLATPPAMSEQIATAIVGARLETVDAAHISSVEQAEVLAELITRFAR, translated from the coding sequence ATGCCCCCACTTCATTTCGAAAGAGCCGGCAGCGGCCCGCTCATCGTGCTCAGCCATGCCCTGGGCCTGGATCTCTCGATGTGGGACGCGGCGGCCGCGCGGCTGCAGGCCAGCTTCACCGTGCTGCGCTACGACCACCGTTGCCACGGGCGCTCGGCCGTGGTGCCCGGCCCCTGGTCGGTGGAAGACCTGGCGGATGACGCCGCCGAACTCATCGCCAGCCAGCCCGAGGGCCAGGCGCGCGCCTTCATCGGCCTGTCGATGGGCGGCATGACGGCCCAGGCACTGGCGGCGCGGCATCCGGGGCGGGTCGAGCGGCTGGTCATCGTGAACTCGTCGGCGCATTACCCGGACCGCAGCCCCTGGTCCACACGTGTCGCCACCGTGCGGGAAAAAGGCATATCGGCCGTGGCCGACGGCGCCGTGGAACGCTGGCTGACGCCGGATTTCAGGCGCACCGCCATGGGGATGGAAGCCGCGGCGCGCCTGCGCGCGACCCTGCTGGCCAACACCGCCGAGGCCTATGCCGACAGCTGCGAAGCGGTGGCCGCCATCGACTTCCGCCAGACCAATCGCGGCCTGCAACTGCCCACGCTGGTCATCGCCGGAGCACAGGACCTGGCGACGCCGCCCGCCATGTCGGAGCAGATCGCAACGGCGATAGTCGGCGCCCGACTGGAGACCGTCGACGCCGCACACATCAGCAGCGTCGAACAGGCCGAGGTGCTGGCCGAGCTGATCACCCGATTCGCCCGCTAG
- a CDS encoding thiamine pyrophosphate-binding protein produces MSASTESSASQARQRTGGKALVESLQAHGVDRVFCVPGESYLEVLDALHDAPDIHLVVAKHEGGAANMAEADGKLTGRPGICMVTRGPGATHASIGVHIAQQDSTPMILFVGQISREHVGREAFQEVDYQAMFGGLAKWVVEITDAQRVPEILARAFHVATSGRPGPVVVSLPEDMLVEACTIPVCVAAPTQQAGIAPAVLERIGQALSAARQPLLIVGGGSWSQAHSRDLQAFASHWKLPVAVSFRRQDALDNRHPNYVGHLSLGMNPKLRQRLLDSDLILAIGTRLGDIATDGYTLLEVPAPKQQLIHVHVDAAELGRVYQPVIGVQADIGQALAGLATLAAPPQIGWAESTRSARADHEAFSRAPALAADFEGVDMTAVVQHLTAQMPDDLVVTNGAGNYSVWAHRFHEYRQPHTQLAPTCGAMGYGLPAAVAAALRDPARPVVCFAGDGCFLMYPQELATAAEYGANFLVLVVNNGMYGTIRMHQEKHHPGRISGTRLKGPDYVALAKAFGAFAEQVGRTEDFPAALARAQAHGGLALIELLTDPRQITPGARLAA; encoded by the coding sequence ATGTCCGCATCCACCGAATCCAGCGCATCCCAGGCCCGGCAGCGCACCGGCGGCAAGGCCCTGGTCGAATCGCTGCAGGCGCATGGCGTGGACCGCGTGTTCTGCGTGCCCGGCGAGAGTTATCTCGAAGTGCTGGATGCCCTGCACGACGCGCCCGACATCCATCTCGTCGTCGCCAAGCACGAGGGGGGCGCGGCCAACATGGCCGAGGCCGATGGCAAGCTCACCGGGCGTCCCGGCATCTGCATGGTGACCCGCGGCCCGGGCGCCACCCATGCCAGCATCGGCGTGCACATCGCCCAGCAGGACTCCACGCCGATGATCCTTTTCGTCGGCCAGATCAGCCGCGAGCATGTAGGCCGCGAGGCCTTCCAGGAGGTCGATTACCAGGCGATGTTCGGCGGGCTGGCCAAGTGGGTGGTGGAGATCACCGATGCCCAGCGGGTGCCCGAGATCCTGGCGCGCGCCTTCCATGTGGCCACTTCGGGCCGGCCGGGGCCGGTGGTGGTGTCGCTGCCGGAGGACATGCTGGTCGAGGCCTGCACCATCCCCGTCTGCGTGGCCGCGCCCACGCAGCAGGCCGGCATCGCGCCGGCGGTGCTGGAGCGCATCGGCCAGGCCCTGTCGGCCGCGCGCCAGCCGCTGCTGATCGTGGGCGGCGGCAGCTGGAGCCAGGCGCACAGCCGCGACCTGCAGGCCTTCGCCAGCCACTGGAAACTGCCGGTGGCCGTGTCCTTCCGCCGCCAGGATGCGCTGGACAACCGCCATCCGAACTACGTCGGCCACCTGTCCCTGGGCATGAACCCCAAGCTGCGCCAGCGTTTGCTCGATTCGGATCTGATCCTGGCCATCGGCACCCGCCTGGGCGATATCGCCACCGACGGCTACACCCTGCTCGAGGTGCCGGCGCCGAAGCAGCAGCTGATCCATGTGCATGTGGATGCCGCCGAGCTGGGCCGGGTCTACCAGCCCGTCATCGGCGTGCAGGCCGACATCGGCCAGGCGCTGGCCGGTCTGGCCACGCTGGCCGCGCCGCCGCAGATCGGCTGGGCCGAATCCACCCGCAGCGCACGCGCCGACCATGAGGCCTTCAGCCGCGCGCCCGCGCTGGCCGCCGACTTCGAAGGCGTGGACATGACGGCCGTCGTGCAGCACCTGACGGCGCAGATGCCCGACGACCTGGTGGTGACCAACGGCGCCGGCAACTACTCGGTGTGGGCGCACCGCTTCCACGAATACCGCCAGCCGCACACCCAGCTGGCGCCCACCTGCGGCGCCATGGGCTACGGCCTGCCGGCGGCGGTGGCCGCGGCGCTGCGCGATCCGGCGCGGCCGGTGGTGTGTTTCGCGGGCGATGGCTGCTTCCTGATGTACCCGCAGGAACTGGCCACGGCGGCGGAATACGGCGCGAACTTCCTGGTGCTGGTGGTCAACAACGGCATGTACGGCACCATCCGCATGCACCAGGAAAAACACCATCCCGGCCGCATCAGCGGCACCCGCCTGAAGGGGCCGGACTATGTGGCGCTGGCCAAGGCCTTCGGTGCCTTCG
- a CDS encoding lyase family protein — MNLFDAFLSAPASLDVFEGRNFVAAMLAFESALVEAQAAEGLVPASASALIQRVCADLDAFDTGQIARDSGRAGSVAIPLVKALKQRVHEADPAALPHVHLGATSQDVIDTAMALLSRRAIDLLIADLRSAAQALLALAVRHADTPVLARTLMQPASVTSLGLKAANWAAPLVRSLASLGAAADRALQLQLGGAVGTLAQMQGQGPAVAKRMAASLGLTEPHGAWHTQRDLWVLLGCELGVVAGSLGKIAGDIALMSQFEVGEISEPTEEGRGGSSAMPHKRNPVASMVALAAAARVPGLVATLLGAMTQVHERALGPWQAELATWPQLVLAVHGSVQAMAGALPGLVVDAARMRANIETLRQQIPAEAAEEWFSPALALQAGSLARDQVRRLNTDQALAINQNRTPT, encoded by the coding sequence ATGAACCTCTTCGACGCCTTCCTCTCCGCTCCCGCCAGCCTGGATGTTTTCGAAGGCCGCAACTTCGTCGCCGCGATGCTGGCCTTCGAGTCCGCGCTCGTGGAAGCACAGGCCGCCGAAGGCCTGGTGCCGGCCTCGGCCAGCGCGCTCATCCAGCGCGTCTGCGCCGACCTCGATGCCTTCGACACCGGCCAGATCGCCCGCGACAGCGGCCGGGCCGGCAGCGTGGCGATCCCGCTGGTGAAGGCGCTCAAGCAGCGGGTGCATGAGGCCGATCCGGCCGCCCTGCCGCATGTGCACCTGGGCGCCACCAGCCAGGATGTGATCGACACCGCCATGGCCCTGCTCAGCCGCCGCGCCATAGACCTGCTGATCGCCGACCTGCGCAGTGCCGCGCAAGCCCTGCTCGCCCTCGCCGTCCGCCATGCGGACACGCCCGTGCTGGCACGCACCCTGATGCAGCCCGCCTCGGTCACAAGCCTGGGCCTGAAGGCCGCCAACTGGGCGGCGCCGCTGGTGCGCAGCCTGGCCAGCCTGGGCGCGGCAGCCGACCGGGCGCTGCAACTGCAACTGGGCGGCGCGGTGGGCACGCTGGCGCAGATGCAGGGCCAGGGCCCGGCCGTGGCCAAGCGCATGGCGGCCTCGCTGGGCCTGACGGAACCCCATGGCGCATGGCACACCCAGCGTGACCTGTGGGTGCTGCTGGGCTGCGAGCTGGGTGTGGTCGCCGGCAGCCTGGGCAAGATCGCGGGCGACATCGCGCTGATGAGCCAGTTCGAAGTCGGCGAGATCAGCGAGCCTACGGAAGAAGGCCGGGGCGGGTCGTCCGCCATGCCGCACAAACGCAACCCGGTGGCCTCGATGGTGGCCCTGGCCGCTGCGGCGCGTGTGCCCGGCCTCGTCGCCACCCTGCTCGGGGCGATGACGCAGGTCCACGAGCGGGCCCTCGGCCCCTGGCAGGCCGAGCTGGCCACCTGGCCGCAGCTGGTGCTGGCGGTGCATGGCAGCGTGCAGGCCATGGCCGGCGCCCTGCCCGGCCTGGTGGTGGATGCCGCCCGCATGCGTGCCAACATCGAGACCCTGCGCCAGCAGATCCCCGCCGAGGCCGCCGAGGAATGGTTCTCGCCGGCCCTGGCCCTCCAGGCCGGATCGCTGGCGCGCGACCAGGTCCGGCGCCTGAACACCGACCAAGCCTTAGCCATCAACCAAAACAGGACACCGACATGA
- a CDS encoding carboxymuconolactone decarboxylase family protein produces MSQEHSQQEFEAGLVNRRRILGDAWVDQSLAKRSTFNAEFQDMITRHAWNDIWGRPALGDRTRRFMVLSMMLGIHAYEEFALHVRAALDAPEDSRLTPDDIKEVIQMAAIYCGIPVANHAFGIASGILRDKGLLEPYQP; encoded by the coding sequence ATGAGCCAGGAACACAGCCAGCAGGAATTCGAAGCCGGACTCGTCAACCGCCGCCGCATCCTCGGCGATGCCTGGGTGGACCAGTCCCTGGCCAAGCGAAGCACCTTCAATGCCGAGTTCCAGGACATGATCACCCGCCATGCCTGGAACGACATCTGGGGCCGGCCGGCATTGGGCGACAGGACACGCCGCTTCATGGTGCTGTCGATGATGCTGGGCATCCATGCCTACGAGGAATTCGCGCTGCATGTGCGCGCGGCGCTCGATGCGCCGGAGGACTCGCGCCTCACCCCGGACGACATCAAGGAAGTCATCCAGATGGCCGCCATCTACTGCGGCATTCCCGTGGCCAACCATGCCTTCGGCATCGCCAGCGGCATCCTGCGGGACAAGGGCCTGCTGGAGCCTTACCAGCCCTGA
- the pcaG gene encoding protocatechuate 3,4-dioxygenase subunit alpha, translating to MMQGQKTNFGQTPSQTVGPYFAYGLTAVQYGYDFGQVFDSRVALDAARGERIRLEGRVFDGDGKPVFDAMVEISQPDGDGAYPDSPAQAAAMGFRGFGRCGTGTDPQNRYWFDTVKPGVNADGGAPHIDLVVTMRGLLVHAFTRVYFDDEAHANDGDAVLSSAPPARRHTLIARRGESGGQVVYTFDIHMQGEAETVFFDV from the coding sequence ATGATGCAGGGACAAAAAACCAACTTCGGCCAGACCCCTTCCCAGACGGTCGGTCCCTACTTCGCCTACGGACTGACGGCGGTGCAGTACGGCTACGACTTCGGTCAGGTGTTCGATTCCCGCGTGGCGCTGGATGCCGCACGGGGCGAACGGATCCGGCTGGAGGGCCGGGTGTTCGACGGAGACGGCAAGCCCGTGTTCGACGCGATGGTCGAGATCAGCCAGCCCGACGGCGATGGCGCCTATCCGGACAGTCCGGCACAGGCCGCGGCGATGGGCTTTCGCGGCTTCGGGCGCTGCGGCACAGGCACCGATCCGCAGAACCGGTACTGGTTCGACACCGTCAAGCCCGGCGTGAATGCGGACGGCGGCGCCCCCCACATCGACCTGGTCGTGACGATGCGCGGCCTGCTGGTGCATGCCTTCACCCGGGTCTACTTCGACGACGAGGCGCACGCCAATGACGGCGATGCGGTACTGTCGAGCGCTCCGCCGGCACGCCGCCACACCCTGATCGCAAGGCGCGGCGAAAGCGGCGGCCAAGTGGTCTACACCTTCGACATCCACATGCAGGGCGAGGCCGAAACCGTGTTCTTCGATGTCTGA
- the pcaH gene encoding protocatechuate 3,4-dioxygenase subunit beta encodes MTETSTPTLSRRDWDSHPAHIYQGYASTAKRGPTRPLLPLKAALGELRQPVYGHGDIGPLDHDLTRNAQRNGQPIGERMVLAGQVLDDRRRPVRNTLVEIWQANAAGRYVHKGDQHDAPLDPNFLGAGRCLTDDEGRYRFLTIKPGAYPWGNHPNAWRPQHIHLSLFGAHFGSRLVTQMYFPGDPLLPYDPMYTGTPEHARSRLVSDFDLDLTEENYALGYRFDVVLRGADETPFEGR; translated from the coding sequence ATGACAGAGACAAGCACCCCCACGCTTTCCCGGCGCGATTGGGACAGCCATCCGGCCCACATCTACCAGGGCTACGCCTCCACCGCCAAACGCGGCCCCACCCGGCCACTGCTGCCCCTGAAGGCGGCGCTGGGCGAACTGCGCCAGCCGGTGTACGGCCATGGCGACATCGGCCCGCTGGACCACGACCTCACCCGCAACGCCCAGCGCAACGGCCAGCCGATCGGCGAACGCATGGTGCTGGCCGGCCAGGTGCTGGACGACCGGCGGCGCCCGGTGCGCAACACCCTGGTGGAGATCTGGCAGGCCAATGCCGCCGGCCGCTATGTGCACAAGGGCGACCAACACGACGCGCCGCTGGACCCCAACTTCCTCGGCGCCGGCCGCTGCCTCACCGACGACGAGGGCCGCTACCGCTTCCTCACCATCAAGCCCGGCGCCTACCCCTGGGGCAACCACCCCAATGCCTGGCGGCCGCAGCACATCCACCTGTCGCTGTTCGGCGCGCATTTCGGCAGCCGGCTGGTCACCCAGATGTACTTTCCCGGCGACCCGCTGCTGCCCTACGACCCCATGTACACCGGCACGCCCGAGCATGCGCGCAGCCGCCTGGTATCGGATTTCGACCTGGACCTGACCGAGGAGAACTACGCCCTGGGCTACCGCTTCGACGTGGTGCTGCGGGGCGCGGACGAAACCCCGTTCGAGGGCCGCTGA
- a CDS encoding IclR family transcriptional regulator, with protein sequence MTTSTLERSLNILEYLSRFPEGRSLAAVAAALQLPASACHRLLTELVRCNYVKQERDYGDYALTTKLAAVGLSYLSNAGIVDIAQPLIDRAAQLSGELARLAVVDGERLTFVAKAQGARGGLRYDPDMGLDVRLSCSAAGHAWLATLPDAQALAIVERQGLGRPEDFGPRAPTSLRAVKKYLADARERGFSVIVDVFAPGMAAMAAAVQREGEAAQGVITLAGPLLRLTEARMLELGPMLVEVAHELALSSSASPMMGKTRRAS encoded by the coding sequence ATGACCACGTCCACACTCGAACGCTCGCTCAACATCCTCGAATACCTGTCTCGGTTTCCGGAAGGCCGCTCGCTGGCCGCGGTGGCCGCCGCGCTGCAGCTGCCGGCCAGCGCCTGCCACCGGCTGCTGACCGAGCTGGTGCGCTGCAACTACGTCAAGCAGGAGCGGGACTACGGCGACTACGCACTCACCACCAAGCTGGCCGCGGTGGGGCTGTCCTATCTGTCGAACGCGGGCATCGTGGACATCGCCCAGCCGCTGATCGACCGCGCCGCCCAGCTCTCCGGCGAGCTGGCGCGGCTGGCGGTGGTCGATGGCGAGCGGCTGACCTTCGTGGCCAAGGCGCAGGGCGCGCGCGGCGGCCTGCGTTACGACCCGGACATGGGCCTGGACGTGCGCCTGTCCTGCAGCGCGGCGGGGCATGCCTGGCTGGCCACGCTGCCGGATGCGCAGGCCCTGGCCATCGTGGAGCGGCAGGGCCTGGGCCGGCCGGAAGACTTCGGGCCGCGGGCGCCAACCTCCCTGCGGGCGGTGAAGAAATACCTCGCCGATGCGCGGGAGCGGGGTTTCAGCGTGATCGTGGATGTGTTTGCGCCCGGCATGGCGGCGATGGCCGCGGCGGTGCAGCGGGAGGGGGAAGCGGCCCAGGGCGTGATCACCCTGGCCGGCCCGCTGCTGCGGCTGACGGAGGCACGCATGCTGGAGCTGGGGCCGATGCTGGTGGAGGTGGCCCACGAGCTGGCCCTGTCCAGCAGCGCATCGCCGATGATGGGGAAGACCCGGCGCGCTTCCTGA
- a CDS encoding alpha-hydroxy acid oxidase, with amino-acid sequence MSRHLKDIHALHDFEPLARKKLPRQLFSYIHNGADDESTLHNNRRAFERYGFVPRMLEGVAERSQKISLFGQEYDSPFGISPVGIAAMWCYRGDLVLARTAQEQRVPAVMSGASLIRMEDIAAAAPATWFQAYMPGEAARVEALIERVRIAGFKTLVLTVDLPVAVNPDRYVRNGFTSPLRPSLRLVWDGVSHPAWLCGTFLRTLARHGMPHFENWRAERGTPILSATAQRESLGRDHLSWEHLRLIRSLWKGDLVVKGILRWQDAVTARDCGVDGIVVSNHGGRQMDGAVSPLLVLPEIARAVPDVTLMMDSGIRRGTDVMKALALGARCVFLGRSFQYASTVAGAAGVAHAVGILRTEIHRNMALLGINRLDELDASFVREMDSFSRSCAA; translated from the coding sequence ATGTCCCGCCACCTGAAAGATATCCACGCCCTGCACGACTTCGAGCCGCTCGCGCGCAAGAAGCTGCCCCGCCAGCTGTTCAGCTACATCCACAACGGCGCCGACGACGAAAGCACGCTGCACAACAACCGCCGGGCCTTCGAACGCTACGGTTTCGTGCCGCGCATGCTCGAAGGCGTGGCGGAGCGCTCGCAGAAGATCTCCCTCTTCGGCCAGGAATACGACTCGCCCTTCGGCATCTCGCCGGTGGGCATCGCGGCCATGTGGTGCTACCGCGGCGACCTGGTGCTGGCGCGCACCGCGCAGGAGCAGCGGGTGCCGGCGGTGATGAGCGGAGCATCGCTGATCCGCATGGAAGACATCGCCGCGGCGGCGCCCGCCACCTGGTTCCAGGCCTATATGCCGGGCGAGGCGGCGCGGGTGGAAGCCCTGATCGAGCGGGTGCGCATCGCCGGCTTCAAGACCCTGGTGCTCACGGTCGACCTGCCGGTGGCGGTGAACCCGGACCGCTATGTGCGCAACGGCTTCACCTCGCCGCTGCGGCCCTCGCTGCGCCTGGTCTGGGACGGCGTCAGCCACCCGGCCTGGCTGTGCGGCACCTTTTTGCGCACCCTGGCCCGGCACGGCATGCCGCACTTCGAGAACTGGCGGGCCGAACGCGGCACGCCCATCCTGTCGGCCACCGCGCAGCGCGAATCGCTGGGGCGCGACCACCTCTCGTGGGAGCACCTGCGGCTGATCCGCTCCCTGTGGAAGGGCGATCTGGTGGTGAAGGGCATCCTGCGCTGGCAGGACGCGGTGACGGCGCGCGATTGCGGCGTGGACGGCATCGTGGTGTCTAACCATGGCGGCCGGCAGATGGACGGCGCCGTGTCGCCCCTGCTGGTGCTGCCCGAGATCGCCCGGGCGGTGCCGGACGTGACCCTGATGATGGACAGCGGCATCCGGCGCGGCACGGATGTGATGAAGGCGCTGGCGCTGGGCGCGCGCTGCGTCTTCCTCGGACGTTCGTTCCAGTACGCCTCGACCGTGGCCGGTGCGGCCGGCGTCGCGCATGCGGTCGGCATCCTGCGCACGGAGATCCACCGCAACATGGCGCTGCTGGGGATCAACCGGCTCGATGAGCTGGATGCTTCCTTCGTGCGTGAGATGGACTCGTTCTCCAGGTCCTGCGCCGCATAG
- a CDS encoding LysR substrate-binding domain-containing protein, with protein MDRPLTDAFSRGLQLRHMRCLVAIAQERHLARAAERLAVSQPAVSRILAELEALAGVRLVERSDSGRRGIRGLTPDGERLLPLALRMLEAVQQASAALRPDMGDATVRLRLGALPSAAQSLVPAALARLREQVPALRLEVQVAANDELLDDLRAGALDLVVGRMSDPRLMEGLSFELLRIEPLMLLVRADHPLARRRPALHALIEYPWVVYPEGTVPRHHTESLLDARGLGLPTGLTQTLDMAVARGLVMRSDAVWATPAGAVQDDIAEGRLKAVLVDAAGTEEPVGLLRRRDVALPPVAETLAALLRRGALPAKGARRGRARAPA; from the coding sequence ATGGACAGGCCTCTCACCGATGCCTTCTCGCGCGGCCTGCAGCTGCGCCACATGCGCTGCCTGGTGGCGATCGCGCAGGAGCGCCACCTGGCCCGCGCCGCCGAGCGTCTGGCGGTGAGCCAGCCGGCGGTGTCGCGCATCCTGGCCGAGCTGGAGGCGCTGGCGGGCGTTCGCCTGGTGGAGCGTTCCGACAGCGGACGGCGCGGCATCCGCGGCCTGACGCCGGATGGGGAGCGGCTGCTGCCGCTGGCGCTGCGCATGCTGGAGGCGGTGCAGCAGGCGTCCGCGGCACTGCGGCCGGACATGGGCGATGCGACGGTCCGGCTGCGGCTGGGCGCGCTGCCCAGCGCGGCGCAGTCGCTGGTGCCGGCGGCGCTGGCGCGGCTGCGCGAGCAGGTGCCGGCCCTGCGGCTGGAGGTGCAGGTGGCCGCCAACGACGAGCTGCTGGACGACCTGCGCGCCGGCGCGCTCGACCTGGTGGTGGGCCGCATGAGCGACCCCCGCCTGATGGAGGGCCTGAGTTTCGAGCTGCTGCGCATCGAGCCGCTGATGCTGCTGGTGCGGGCCGACCATCCGCTGGCGCGGCGCAGGCCGGCGCTGCATGCGCTCATCGAATACCCCTGGGTGGTCTACCCCGAAGGCACGGTGCCGCGCCACCACACCGAAAGCCTGCTGGATGCCCGCGGCCTGGGCCTGCCCACCGGGCTGACGCAGACGCTGGACATGGCGGTGGCCCGGGGCCTGGTGATGCGCTCGGACGCGGTCTGGGCCACGCCGGCCGGCGCGGTGCAGGACGACATCGCCGAGGGCCGGCTCAAGGCGGTGCTGGTGGATGCGGCCGGCACCGAGGAACCGGTGGGCCTGCTGCGCCGCCGCGATGTGGCGCTGCCGCCGGTGGCCGAGACCCTGGCCGCCCTGCTCAGGCGCGGCGCGCTGCCGGCCAAGGGGGCGCGGCGCGGCCGTGCCCGGGCGCCGGCCTGA
- a CDS encoding TRAP transporter substrate-binding protein: MHTPSSVRRTVLATLAAAALAVCALPALAQDTIRERNLKFAFSLAKDHPLGVGAQKFADLVAQKSGGRMKVALFGNAVLGSDQQNLSAVRGGTLDFASMATGLLAGIDKQFTVFDLPFLFTTPQEAWAISDGPIGTRLQAGLAERGIVGLGIWDLGFRNMTNSKRPIARPEDLQGLKMRAIASPIYLEMFSALGANPVPMTFGEVYGALESKAIDGQDNPVGVIESAKFAEVQKYLSLTRHVYTGMPVLMSKKTWDGLNAAERKVIEEAAVEAKQEERKVAQATEKQSIDNLRKTMQVNDVTPAETERLRQKVQPVVDKFSREIGEGLMQQVNAELARLRGGK; encoded by the coding sequence ATGCACACACCATCGAGCGTCCGCCGCACGGTTCTGGCCACCCTGGCCGCAGCCGCGTTGGCCGTCTGTGCCCTGCCGGCCCTGGCGCAGGACACCATCCGCGAGCGCAACCTCAAGTTCGCCTTCAGCCTCGCCAAGGACCATCCCCTGGGCGTGGGCGCGCAGAAGTTCGCCGACCTGGTGGCGCAGAAGAGCGGCGGCAGGATGAAGGTGGCCCTGTTCGGCAACGCGGTGCTGGGCAGCGACCAGCAGAACCTGTCGGCGGTGCGGGGCGGCACGCTGGATTTCGCCTCCATGGCCACCGGCCTGCTGGCCGGCATCGACAAGCAGTTCACCGTCTTCGACCTGCCCTTCCTCTTCACCACGCCGCAGGAGGCCTGGGCGATTTCCGACGGCCCCATCGGCACCCGGCTGCAGGCGGGCCTGGCCGAGCGCGGCATCGTCGGCCTGGGCATCTGGGACCTGGGCTTTCGCAACATGACCAACAGCAAGCGGCCCATCGCCCGGCCGGAGGACCTGCAGGGCCTGAAGATGCGCGCCATCGCCTCGCCGATCTACCTGGAGATGTTCTCCGCGCTCGGCGCCAACCCGGTGCCCATGACCTTCGGCGAGGTCTACGGCGCACTCGAATCGAAGGCGATCGACGGGCAGGACAACCCGGTCGGCGTGATCGAATCCGCCAAGTTCGCCGAGGTGCAGAAATACCTTTCGCTGACCCGCCATGTCTACACCGGCATGCCGGTGCTGATGAGCAAGAAGACCTGGGACGGCCTGAACGCCGCCGAGCGCAAGGTGATCGAAGAGGCCGCTGTAGAGGCGAAGCAGGAAGAGCGCAAGGTGGCCCAGGCCACCGAGAAGCAGTCCATCGACAACCTGCGCAAGACCATGCAGGTCAACGATGTCACGCCGGCCGAGACCGAACGCCTGCGGCAGAAGGTGCAGCCGGTGGTCGACAAGTTCTCCCGCGAGATCGGCGAAGGCCTGATGCAGCAGGTCAACGCCGAACTCGCGCGCCTGCGCGGCGGCAAGTGA